A single region of the Palaemon carinicauda isolate YSFRI2023 chromosome 17, ASM3689809v2, whole genome shotgun sequence genome encodes:
- the LOC137656458 gene encoding uncharacterized protein gives MVKPRHPQSQGSVERLNCDIKGMLISWLGDNDTTDWPMGLRFVQFQKNSSYHSGISIQSTLWCRRQNGSSESSAPPNDSPEDYAQQDGSAEGSAYPVSPTCGQNPQGRLHQLQEDIALQRSRASAGQLAQAERMVKRSRLEHVPGDPGDNMTIPIPLVDRGIGDPRNVIGVILDRNENDMYRIGVRDGILKGAIVGANLISAAINCIVLMK, from the exons ATGGTAAAACCAAGGCATCCACAGAGCCAGGGATCTGTTGAACGCCTTAACTGTGATATAAAAGGCATGCTTATTTCATGGTTAGGGGATAATGATACAACCGACTGGCCCATGGGACTCAGGTTTGTGCAGTTCCAAAAGAACTCCAGTTACCATTCTGGAATCTCCATACAAAGCACTCTTTGGTGTCGACGCCAGA ATGGTTCATCAGAGAGCTCTGCTCCTCCAAATGACTCGCCAGAGGACTACGCTCagcaag aTGGCTCAGCAGAGGGATCTGCCTATCCAGTCAGTCCAACCTGTGGCCAGAATCCTCAAGGAAGACTTCATCAGCTCCAAGAAGACATAGCACTTCAACGGTCCAGAGCATCAGCTGGTCAGTTAGCTCAAGCTGAGCGCATGGTCAAACGTAGTCGTTTAGAACATGTCCCAGGTGATCCAGGAGATAACATGACAATTCCTATCCCGTTAGTTGATCGAGGGATAGGTGATCCACGAAATGTTATCGGTGTTATCCTAGATCGTAACGAAAATGACATGTATCGAATAGGCGTGAGAGATGGGATACTCAAGGGCGCTATAGTAGGAGCCAATTTGATATCTGCAGCCATCAACTGTATAGTATTGATGAAATAA